In Chrysemys picta bellii isolate R12L10 chromosome 3, ASM1138683v2, whole genome shotgun sequence, a single genomic region encodes these proteins:
- the HTR1B gene encoding 5-hydroxytryptamine receptor 1B — protein MEQATPCQPAPDNLKVLQTNDSYHDRNCSAEEGIYQEATPLSWKIVLTIILALITLATMLSNAFVIATVYQTRKLHTPANYLIASLAVTDLLVSILVMPISTMYTVTGKWTLGQIVCDIWLSSDITCCTASILHLCVIALDRYWAITDAVEYSTKRTPKRAAGMIALVWVFSISISMPPLFWRQAKAEEVSDCVVNTDHILYTVYSTVGAFYFPTLLLIALYGRIYVEARSRILKQTPTKKGKRLTRAHLITDSPGSSSSVTSINSKAPEASSETGSPVYMNQVKVKISDALLEKKKLTAARERKATKTLGIILGAFIVCWLPFFIITLVLPICKDACWFHMAIFDFFTWLGYLNSLINPIIYTMSNEDFKQAFHKLMRFKCTS, from the coding sequence ATGGAGCAAGCGACTCCCTGCCAGCCGGCACCCGACAACCTGAAGGTGCTTCAGACCAATGACTCGTACCACGACCGCAATTGCAGTGCAGAGGAAGGGATCTATCAAGAGGCCACTCCGCTCTCCTGGAAGATAGTCCTCACCATTATCTTGGCTCTGATCACTCTCGCCACCATGCTCTCTAATGCGTTTGTAATCGCAACCGTCTACCAGACAAGGAAATTGCACACTCCGGCCAACTATCTCATCGCCTCTCTGGCCGTCACGGACCTTCTCGTGTCTATCCTTGTCATGCCCATTAGCACCATGTATACTGTGACCGGGAAATGGACTTTGGGCCAGATCGTCTGCGATATATGGCTATCTTCGGATATTACTTGTTGCACAGCCTCCATCCTCCATTTGTGTGTCATCGCCCTGGACAGATACTGGGCGATAACCGATGCAGTTGAATATTCTACTAAAAGGACTCCCAAAAGGGCAGCTGGCATGATCGCTTTGGTCTGGGTCTTCTCTATCTCCATCTCCATGCCGCCTTTGTTTTGGCGTCAAGCGAAAGCGGAAGAAGTTTCTGACTGTGTGGTGAACACAGACCACATACTGTACACCGTTTACTCCACAGTGGGAGCCTTCTACTTCCCCACCTTGCTGCTGATAGCCCTCTACGGAAGGATCTATGTGGAAGCCAGATCTCGGATTTTGAAACAGACGCCAACGAAAAAAGGCAAAAGATTAACAAGGGCTCATTTAATTACCGACTCCCCCGGATCATCTTCATCGGTCACCTCCATAAACTCCAAGGCCCCAGAGGCTTCCAGTGAAACGGGATCTCCTGTATATATGAATCAGGTCAAGGTGAAGATCTCGGATGCCCTTTTGGAGAAAAAGAAGCTCACGGCTGCTAGAGAGCGGAAAGCTACCAAGACTTTAGGGATTATTTTAGGAGCCTTCATTGTCTGTTGGTTGCCCTTCTTCATCATCACCTTGGTGTTGCCTATTTGCAAGGACGCTTGCTGGTTCCACATGGCCATCTTTGACTTTTTCACCTGGCTAGGATATCTCAACTCTTTAATCAATCCCATAATCTATACAATGTCCAATGAAGACTTCAAACAAGCTTTTCATAAATTGATGCGTTTTAAATGCACAAGCTGA